A single genomic interval of Helianthus annuus cultivar XRQ/B chromosome 6, HanXRQr2.0-SUNRISE, whole genome shotgun sequence harbors:
- the LOC110864717 gene encoding vesicle-associated membrane protein 722 yields the protein MGQQSLIYSFVSRGTVILAEYTEFTGNFTSIASQCLQKLPTTNNKFTYNCDGHTFNYLVEDGFTYCVVAAESVGRQVPMAFLERIKDDFNKKYGGGKAATAIANSLNKEFASKLKEQMQYCVDHPEEISKLSKVKAQVSEVKGVMMENIEKVLDRGEKIELLVDKTENLRSQAQDFRTQGTQMRRKMWLQNMKIKLIVLGIIIALILIIVLSVCGGFNCGK from the exons ATGGGGCAACAGTCGTTGATCTACAGCTTTGTGTCCAGAGGCACCGTGATTCTTGCTGAGTACACAGAGTTCACCGGCAATTTCACTTCTATTGCTTCTCAGTGTCTCCAGAAGCTTCCTACAACGAACAATAAGTTTACCTACAATTGCGATGGTCACACCTTTAATTATCTTGTTGAAGATGGCTTCA CATACTGTGTTGTGGCTGCTGAATCTGTTGGCAGACAAGTTCCAATGGCTTTTCTTGAGCGAATCAAGGATGACTTTAACAAGAAATACGGTGGTGGGAAAGCTGCTACAGCTATAGCCAATAGTCTGAACAAAGAATTCGC ATCTAAGCTGAAGGAGCAGATGCAGTATTGTGTGGATCATCCTGAAGAAATTAGCAAGCTTTCAAAGGTCAAGGCCCAAGTTTCAGAAGTCAAAGGTGTGATGATGGAGAACATTGAAAAG GTTTTAGATCGTGGCGAGAAGATAGAGCTTCTTGTGGATAAAACTGAAAATCTTCGTTCTCAG GCACAAGATTTTAGGACACAAGGCACGCAAATGAGGAGAAAAATGTGGCTGCAGAACATGAAGATAAAACTTATAGTTCTTGGAATCATCATCGCCTTGATTCTCATCATAGTTCTATCGGTCTGTGGCGGCTTCAACTGTGGCAAGTGA